AAATGATGCTTCGAACTCATCGCGGAATTCTTCTCTATACGTGGCCCTCATTCGCGCTTCATACTCATCATCGGTTTCCTCTCTTTGAGTTGGACGAGAGCGTCCTGTActcgatgaagatgaagatgtgtaAGTGACATCTCTCAAACCAGTTGGGTCACTTGCATATAGAGAAGATGTACACCCAGCAGCGAATTTGCGACCTCGAGTCGCACCACCAGCATTCTTAACAAAAGCCAACGACATCTTGTTTCGACGAACATCCTCATTATCTCGCCTATGAGGTGGTAGTCGTAGTTGGCTTGCATTATATTCTTCAACCCAAATTTGCGTCAACctctacaataaattaaaaaaaaattataattaattaattataatgtttagatataattatataatgtttaaaaaataatgttatacgaaataaataataaataatatatataattaaatacttaCCGACACTTCTTGCGCCCTTGCCCCCGTCCACTCACCGGAATCTGCATACCGGTGCATCATGTCATTCATCTCCATAAAGGTGGGTGGACGACCAAATTGTTGGATGAACTCAAGACGAAGCGTTCCGGCAGATTTAGACCCTCCAGAGTGTACGCACGCACGATTGGCTTCATCAGTATTTCTGTTGGCTTTGTTCTTTATACACTTTGCAATATACTCTTCCTCTTCCCATCTGCGGCAGAGCATAGGGTATGAATTGCCAGCGAGCCAAAGTGGTGGTTTTGAAGGatcctttttaatctttttccgcgcttcaaaaagtaaggtcgacagacgcttggtggcttttttgttgaatatacgCTCAATAGCCGCTGTGTGGTGATTCAGCCAAGTTACTTGCGActacgaaaaataaagaaaaattgttaataaattagtaaatatatgtttagtaacaaaattgattggataaaaaagtaattataaataaaaacgtaccctgaagccattccaaaattgttgatatccACGCTCATCTGCCCTGACCTCCGTCCAGTTGAGATATGGAGCCTGGAATTTGGATTTCAATGCATTATTGATTGCCTTATTCGCCGGATTTTGGGGTTGCAAActgcacaatatatatatattagttaagaataattatcatatatatccaattaatttattaaacacaaattcttaataataattaacttactcTGTGGCGGTATATGGCATGATGATGGGTCTACCATGCCGGTCAATCAACAATTCATTTTGAGGAGCTAAAAGTGCAATATCGGCTATTTCCTCGTCCTCGTGGTCATCATCGTCGTCGTAGGAGTCGTACTCCTCTTCCACACCGTCTACGGTTCGAGACTTGGGCATACCCTCCAACCATCGATTCCGAACAACGCGGCGGGGTAAAGCACGTCTACGTGGAGCGCGTCCGCGTCCGCGTCCGACACCCGGTGCTGGTGGAATATCATCAATGTCATCATCGacattgtcatcatcaaaattttcttcatctggattcatctataataaaaaaatatatgataaatatatttatataattaagaaatacatgacaaatatatatataattaagaaatacatgacaaatatatatataattaagaaatacatgacaaatatatatataattaattaagaaatacatgacatatattgttttataattcatcatcattaaacgataaacaaatgcaaccaaaaacaaatattcaagtacaacgattaatattattacaacgcggataactatattataaaattaattgtcatcccaatctgatacatcttcatcatcactgccttcatcatcaccattaGCTTCGACGTCCTCTTCATCAACATCACCATCAGAAGGTACTTCTTCGGCTTCTTCTTGTACACAAAGTTGATTAAAAGTTTCAACTGCAATGACATCATCAACATTGGACATCTCATCTTCCTGATATGGTTCATCTTCACGTTcatctatctcatttttttcaatcagACCCCTTGGTTTTGATGTTATTGCGGCACACCAACCTCGCTTATCCCTTGTAGTCGATGGATAAGGGACATAGTGAACTTGTCTGACGTTATGAGCCATAGCAAACGGATCATACAATGGATaatgtttgttcatttttatgtCCACGGTATTAGTCTTTGAATCATATCTGGTACCTCTATTTGAAGGATCAAACCATTTACAGTAAAACAACACGACTGTTTTCTTGTAATCAAGGTAATTGTATTCGATTTCAAATATGTTCTCAATGACACCGTAAAAATCTCCTTCACCATTTTCAGTCACACCTTTCATACACACTCCACTGTTTACTGTTATTTTTCCTTCACTCCAACTGTGTGTCTCAAATCTGTAACCATTGACAAAGTAGGTGTGCCATTGTTTAACGGTTGACTTTGGGCCATCAGATAAGTTTCTCAAGTGTTGTATGACACGAGTTGCGGGTGTTTGTTGGTACATGTATTCTTTGAACCATGCTGGAAATTGCGAATTGATTTGAGCAGAAGTATGTTGTGTTAAAAACATCCTAAGTTATTAAATATCGTTAGTTATAAGCGAACTTAATtggaataaataattatttattaactaattaaaaatactcactGTAAATATGGCTCGACTTCATTGCAATTAATCAGCAAGTGAACATGCGCCGAATAGAGAACTTTGTCACCAGGATACAACACTTTCTCACCACCACCATTACGACCAGGCAAGCTGAATATTGACATGTTTAATGGGTGAATTCTCACAGGCCGAGATGTTTCAGTTTCATTGCGAATATGGCTTGATGACAACGTGTCTTTGAAGTAATGCGAACAAAAGTAAATTGTTTCGCGGTGTAAGTATGTTGCACAAATTGAGCCTTCGACCCTAGCTTTGTTTTTCACGGCACGTTTTGCATAACCCATGAACCTTTCGAACGGGTACATCCATCTATATTGAACCGGCCCACCAAGCCTAGCCTCGTATGCAAGATGCACCACAACATGCTCCATAGAATCAAACAAGGCAGGAGGAAATATTCTCTCCAACTTACACAAGATCAGTGGAATGTCATTTTCcatcttgatgagatcagcCTCTCTTAGCGTTGTCGAACACAAATTCTTGAAAAATTGACTGATTTCAATAAGCGGATTCAATACATGTTGGGGTAAAGAACTAAATGCAATCGGAAGTAAAGTCTGGAAAAAAACATGACAATCATGACTTTTCATCCCACGCATCCTTCCATGGTCAACATCAGCGCATCTCGCCAAATTCGACGAATAACCGTCCGACATCTTCACTTCTTTTACCCATCGACAAACAGATTTTGCTTCTTCAGGAGATAAAGTATAGTTTGCACGAGGTTTAAGAAGTTTGCCGTTAGATGTCTCCACCAACAACAGTTCGTTACGTTTGCAATACAACCCTATGTCTCTCCTCGCGTTGTCATTATCTTTCGTTTTTCCTTTGACATTCATGACagtgttaaaaatattttcaaacacatttttctcaatatgcataacatcaaggttgtgacgtAAAAGGTTGTCTTTCCAATACGGCAGATCCCAAAAGATACTTCTTTTTGTCCAGTTGTGTGTTTGTCCATAACCACGCGGTTTAGATGCAACACCACCTACAACCTCAACCTTTGGAATATCTTTCACTTTGTTCCAGACTTGTCGGGATGTCAAATAATCTGGTGGATCACGAGTCTCGGTGTCACCATGAACAAaagcatttttatttcttctaaacGGATGATCAGTAGGCAAGAACCGACGATGACAGTCAAACCAAGTAGCCTTCCCACCGTTTTCTAACCAAAACGCTTTGGTGTCCATCATGCAAATAGGACATCCTAGTTTACCATGTGTCCCCCATCCAGACAACATCCCATATGCAGGAAAATCATTAATGGTCCACATCAAAGCTCCTCTCATATTGAAATTTCGTTTTTGGTTGATATCATACGTCGCAACACCGTTCCACAATCtcttcaaatcatcaatcaaaggTTGTAAATAGATATCAATACCAACAGTTGGACTAGATGGGCCTGGTATTACAGCGGCTAAAAACATGTAAGGTTTTGACATGCACATATCAGGAGGAAGATTGTACGGGGTAACCAGAACAGGCCAACATGAATATGGAGTGGCTGATACTTGAGTATATGGTGTAAATCCATCTGAGCATAACCCAAGTCGGACATTCCGTGGCTCCGAAGCAAATTCAGGataaacttgatcaaaatgcttccaagccattccatcagaaggatgtcgcaactcacctgacatttttctcctttcatAGTTTTCACGATGCCATGTCATTTTACTGGCTGTTTGCATCGATGCATACAACCTTTGCAACCTTGGTATTATGGGTAAATAGAACATCGCCTTTCTTGGGATTGGCTTCCTTCTGACTGACCGTGAATTTCTTGTTACACGATatcttggttcttgacaaaatttacattcaaGTAATGCACCGTCATCTACACCAAATTCGTTGCTATAGTACAACATACACCCGTTAACACAACAGTCAATTCTCTTCGCTCCGAGTCCTAACTTTGCAACCAATTGTCTTGCTTcgtaataattttttggcaaatCAAGAGGACGGTCTATTGTTATATCCAACATCAGTTTTGTTATCAAGTCCATGGTGTATTCTGAAACAAGACATTCAGACTTGATACCCAAAAGTCTAATACACACCGTTAACTTTGAGTCTCGAGAGCCTTCACACAACGGTGTATTTGTCTCtttcaaaagatcaaaaaatCGCTGGGCTTCCTCATTTGGTCTCTCGACGTTAACATCAGCGTCATATTCATCATCAGCAGGGTCGTCGACATCATTTGGCACATAAATCGGCGTATTAAACCCAAGGGCATTAGTTATCATATTGTCCATCTCATTAAACGGATCATAATGCTGATGATAATATTGGGGAACAACAACGGGCTGAAAAACACTGCTTGAAGCACGATTTTGATTCACGGGAACAGTCGTGGAACATCCTTCGCCATGACTTGACCAAACCCAATAATTAGGTTGGaatccctttttatataaatgagacctaatttcatcttcgctctgtattcttgtacatcgacaaagtacacacggacatctaattcccccttcacgtatcacaatgtcattatattttactgtattgataaacatttcgacccctattttaaattccTCTTTAACCCGGCCCCTCTTTCCAGGATTATGTCTATCGTACATCCAATTACGATTGCTAAAATCCATATCTgtgtagtttaattaatatataattagatcgatatatgtattaaatttattactttatttttcaaaagtattttggacatatatatatgtctactcaacaataacatataaacttttaacattttatttttaaagtttatggtttattaaatctaaaaaatactaagttttttagttgacaaaactaccgactttttaacatatatattataattttttaaatataattgtttttctttttttaaatacatagtaataataaaatgctagtaactatttctaagtgtacggtaaaaataaaactatcactaaatattataaattaaaattacatatattacttacttgggtgccgggtagagtcttacttggcgcgcgctcctaaccacaaactccgctcctaacccacgacctccgatgaccacgagaatttgctaataaaaattgtaaataacaaattattagaacatatacatttaaataacaaagtaaaaattttaactttaaaagtaaaacacaaacacttaccactgtttagatggagatatgaaaattacatcacttttttaaaaatacacaaactgttaaaaaatttcttttataaattttttttaaaaaaatttcgtttttttaaaaaataatataaatatactgtttttttgaaaaaaaaaatacttatttaaaaaaaataattctgttttcgaaataaacaaaaatattagaacacatacatttaaataacaaagtaaaaattttaactttaaaagtaaaacacaaacacttaccactttttagatggaaatatgaaaattacatcactttttttaaaatacacaaactgttaaaaaatttcttttataaattttttttaaaaaaatttcgtttttttaaaaaataatataaatatactgtttataaatataaatattactaagtatatgataaaaaaaaactatcactatatagattaaaattacgttacttacttgggtgccgagtagattcttacttggcgcgcacctagcccacgaactccgctcctcacgagaataagacttgctattaataatggtaaacaacaaatattagaacatatacatttaaataacaaaacaaaaattttaaattcgtaaaagtaaaacacaaacacttaccacttaagagagaaaattagagaaattggagattaagttgaaagtatttcgtcaaaaaaaaaaagttgaaagtatgaaattagagaaaatttaagagagaagttagagaaaatttagagagagaatggaaatgaaaaaatgaagtgaaggagTAGTAATATATAGGAGTAGTTTTATTGACCGTTAaagtttaaaattcaaaattgccCAATTAcagacggcccaggaccgtcataaTCACACAACGGTTATGTACatactgacggcctgggaccGTCATAATTAACATGctttactgacggcccaggaccgtcagaAATGGTTAACGGCTAGCAACatactgacggcctgggaccGTCTGCAATACCAATTGctttactgacggcccaggaccgtcagtAATTCTTAATagttcatttttaattaaattccgTTCTCCAAGACTACATTATGACGGCCT
This genomic interval from Trifolium pratense cultivar HEN17-A07 linkage group LG6, ARS_RC_1.1, whole genome shotgun sequence contains the following:
- the LOC123888951 gene encoding uncharacterized protein LOC123888951; translation: MRGMKSHDCHVFFQTLLPIAFSSLPQHVLNPLIEISQFFKNLCSTTLREADLIKMENDIPLILCKLERIFPPALFDSMEHVVVHLAYEARLGGPVQYRWMYPFERFMGYAKRAVKNKARVEGSICATYLHRETIYFCSHYFKDTLSSSHIRNETETSRPVRIHPLNMSIFSLPGRNGGGEKVLYPGDKVLYSAHVHLLINCNEVEPYLQMFLTQHTSAQINSQFPAWFKEYMYQQTPATRVIQHLRNLSDGPKSTVKQWHTYFVNGYRFETHSWSEGKITVNSGVCMKGVTENGEGDFYGVIENIFEIEYNYLDYKKTVVLFYCKWFDPSNRGTRYDSKTNTVDIKMNKHYPLYDPFAMAHNVRQVHYVPYPSTTRDKRGWCAAITSKPRGLIEKNEIDEREDEPYQEDEMSNVDDVIAVETFNQLCVQEEAEEVPSDGDVDEEDVEANGDDEGSDDEDVSDWDDN
- the LOC123891758 gene encoding uncharacterized protein LOC123891758, with the translated sequence MNPDEENFDDDNVDDDIDDIPPAPGVGRGRGRAPRRRALPRRVVRNRWLEGMPKSRTVDGVEEEYDSYDDDDDHEDEEIADIALLAPQNELLIDRHGRPIIMPYTATDLQPQNPANKAINNALKSKFQAPYLNWTEVRADERGYQQFWNGFRSQVTWLNHHTAAIERIFNKKATKRLSTLLFEARKKIKKDPSKPPLWLAGNSYPMLCRRWEEEEYIAKCIKNKANRNTDEANRACVHSGGSKSAGTLRLEFIQQFGRPPTFMEMNDMMHRYADSGEWTGARAQEVSRLTQIWVEEYNASQLRLPPHRRDNEDVRRNKMSLAFVKNAGGATRGRKFAAGCTSSLYASDPTGLRDVTYTSSSSSSTGRSRPTQREETDDEYEARMRATYREEFRDEFEASFDDRVDVRVQHILQEFFSQQRAPAPAGGGVGSSSQASARQNQNAGEQEYRPDLSSMVNLNQLPEYREGDPVLSMSIEDMSQMLNEPVHLQFFDPTGQTSGSSSDGSGRNNQQTAFTEYQRSLNPQQDFIIPHPNQPQGNFFPNQAPINFVHRPVARPPSRTSLPGVVLHEGGRGRGRGRSRQPTDTGKGKRPLYQPPDQR
- the LOC123891759 gene encoding uncharacterized protein LOC123891759 — protein: MDNMITNALGFNTPIYVPNDVDDPADDEYDADVNVERPNEEAQRFFDLLKETNTPLCEGSRDSKLTVCIRLLGIKSECLVSEYTMDLITKLMLDITIDRPLDLPKNYYEARQLVAKLGLGAKRIDCCVNGCMLYYSNEFGVDDGALLECKFCQEPRYRVTRNSRSVRRKPIPRKAMFYLPIIPRLQRLYASMQTASKMTWHRENYERRKMSDGFTPYTQVSATPYSCWPVLVTPYNLPPDMCMSKPYMFLAAVIPGPSSPTVGIDIYLQPLIDDLKRLWNGVATYDINQKRNFNMRGALMWTINDFPAYGMLSGWGTHGKLGCPICMMDTKAFWLENGGKATWFDCHRRFLPTDHPFRRNKNAFVHGDTETRDPPDYLTSRQVWNKVKDIPKVEVVGGVASKPRGYGQTHNWTKRSIFWDLPKNER